A genomic stretch from Halopiger aswanensis includes:
- a CDS encoding aspartate kinase, with the protein MRVVAKFGGTSLGSGERIDRAADSIAAAVEDGHEIAVVASAMGSTTDDLLDDITFETDEADRAQIVSMGERTSVRMLKAALSSRGIDAVFLEPGSENWPVITDEYGEVDVEATQQRAQEVAAEMDEVVPVITGFLAEGPDGSITTLGRGGSDTTAVMMGKYMDADEVVIVTDVEGVMTGDPNVVEGARNVGEISVDELRNLSFRGAEVVAPSALSYKDGKLDVRVVHYQHGDLLSGGTSIEGEFKNLVDLRERPLACLTVAGRAIRNESGVFNHLSEALAESDVNIDAVASGMDTVTFYIDEAEAERAENILHREVIARDELSSVTVDSPIAVVRVTGGELPNQPGIVSDIVTPLAEERIHLQDVITSATSVALFVEWEDREKTLEITQELF; encoded by the coding sequence ATGCGAGTCGTAGCCAAGTTCGGCGGGACCAGTCTCGGCAGCGGCGAGCGAATCGACCGCGCCGCGGACTCGATCGCCGCCGCCGTCGAGGACGGCCACGAGATCGCCGTCGTCGCCAGCGCGATGGGATCGACGACGGACGACCTGCTCGACGACATCACCTTCGAGACCGACGAAGCCGACCGCGCCCAGATCGTCAGCATGGGCGAGCGCACCTCCGTACGGATGCTCAAGGCCGCGCTCTCCTCGCGGGGCATCGACGCGGTCTTCTTAGAGCCCGGCAGCGAGAACTGGCCGGTCATCACCGACGAGTACGGCGAGGTCGACGTCGAGGCGACCCAGCAGCGAGCCCAGGAGGTCGCCGCGGAGATGGACGAGGTCGTCCCGGTCATCACCGGCTTCCTCGCGGAGGGACCGGACGGCTCGATCACGACGCTGGGTCGCGGCGGCAGCGACACCACCGCCGTGATGATGGGCAAGTACATGGACGCCGACGAAGTCGTCATCGTGACCGACGTCGAGGGCGTCATGACCGGCGACCCGAACGTCGTCGAGGGCGCCCGCAACGTCGGCGAGATTTCCGTCGACGAACTGCGGAACCTCTCGTTCCGCGGCGCTGAGGTCGTCGCACCCTCCGCACTGTCGTACAAGGACGGGAAACTCGACGTCCGCGTCGTCCACTACCAGCACGGCGACCTGCTCTCGGGCGGCACCAGCATCGAGGGCGAGTTCAAAAACCTCGTGGACCTGCGCGAGCGGCCCCTGGCCTGCCTGACCGTCGCCGGCCGGGCGATCCGCAACGAGTCCGGCGTCTTCAACCACCTCTCGGAGGCGCTGGCCGAGAGCGACGTCAATATCGACGCCGTCGCCAGCGGGATGGACACGGTCACGTTCTACATCGACGAGGCCGAGGCCGAACGCGCCGAGAACATCCTCCACCGCGAGGTCATCGCGCGCGACGAACTCTCCTCCGTCACCGTCGACTCGCCGATCGCGGTCGTCCGCGTGACCGGCGGCGAACTCCCCAACCAGCCGGGGATCGTCAGCGACATCGTCACGCCGCTGGCCGAGGAGCGCATCCACCTGCAGGACGTCATCACGAGCGCGACCAGCGTCGCGCTGTTCGTCGAGTGGGAGGACCGCGAGAAGACCCTCGAGATCACCCAAGAACTCTTCTGA
- a CDS encoding thiamine ABC transporter substrate-binding protein yields the protein MRRRTLVRGVGAGTGAALTGLAGCLTRDAEEEEPDDGVEEPDENALRIATYTSMVTGERPAGRWLEEAFLEDHPNAELDWRVPEAGIEHFIRRGEIGAEPGADVYLGLTLGELVRVDEALGDDGELFESLERGRLDRDGRLRDDLTVDDPDDRVLPFDTGYISLVYDERDLENGPPDSFDALLESEYERALLAQDPRSSDPGLAFLLWTIAATGEDGYREYWQALRDNGLRLGESWTETYRNRYLEGEGSMIVSYSTDRVGAAAAERPLARHRVAMLEDAGYRNTEFAAVFADTPRAELAYEFLDFLLSSTAQAEIATRNVQFPAVADASVDLEPSFADRAREPERTVTMTYDDIRGNLGDWLSEWETLWTGESDG from the coding sequence ATGAGACGGCGGACGCTCGTCCGCGGTGTCGGGGCGGGTACCGGAGCCGCACTGACGGGACTCGCGGGGTGTCTCACGCGTGACGCCGAGGAGGAAGAACCGGACGACGGCGTCGAGGAACCCGACGAGAACGCGCTCCGCATCGCGACGTACACCTCGATGGTCACCGGCGAGCGGCCCGCCGGCCGGTGGCTCGAGGAGGCGTTCCTCGAGGACCACCCGAACGCCGAACTCGACTGGCGGGTGCCCGAGGCCGGCATCGAGCACTTCATCCGGCGCGGCGAGATCGGCGCCGAGCCGGGCGCGGACGTCTATCTGGGACTGACGCTCGGCGAACTCGTTCGCGTCGACGAGGCCCTCGGCGACGACGGCGAACTCTTCGAATCGCTCGAGCGGGGGCGGCTCGACCGCGACGGGCGGCTCCGCGACGACCTGACGGTCGACGATCCCGACGACAGGGTCCTGCCGTTCGATACGGGCTATATCTCGCTGGTTTACGACGAACGCGACCTCGAGAACGGGCCGCCCGACTCCTTCGACGCCCTGCTCGAGTCCGAGTACGAGCGGGCGCTGCTCGCGCAGGATCCTCGCTCGTCTGATCCGGGGTTGGCCTTTCTGCTGTGGACCATCGCAGCCACCGGCGAAGACGGCTACCGCGAGTACTGGCAGGCCCTTCGGGACAACGGCCTGCGCCTCGGCGAAAGCTGGACCGAGACGTACCGGAACCGGTACCTCGAGGGAGAGGGTTCGATGATCGTCTCCTACTCGACGGATCGGGTCGGCGCGGCCGCAGCCGAGCGCCCGCTGGCGCGCCACCGGGTCGCCATGCTCGAGGATGCGGGCTACCGCAACACCGAGTTCGCCGCCGTCTTCGCCGACACCCCTCGAGCGGAACTGGCCTACGAGTTCCTCGACTTCCTGCTCTCGTCGACGGCCCAAGCCGAGATCGCGACCCGTAACGTGCAGTTCCCGGCCGTCGCGGACGCGTCCGTCGATCTCGAGCCGTCGTTCGCCGACCGCGCCCGCGAGCCGGAGCGGACGGTAACGATGACCTACGATGACATACGGGGTAACCTCGGCGACTGGCTTTCGGAGTGGGAAACGCTGTGGACCGGTGAAAGCGACGGGTAA
- a CDS encoding tryptophanase, whose protein sequence is MAGYKSKMVEPISLPARERRERNLERAQYNVFNLPADEVFIDLLTDSGTGAMSDAQWAALLRGDEAYAGSRSFDRLESAVRDVMGVEHVVPTHQGRGAENVLYGTLLSDAEDAVVPNNTHFDTTRAHVANQGAEPIDCPVDGTHDPGLEAPFKGNFSLERARALVDEVGADRIPLVIQTITNNSAAGQPVSVENTRRVRDFADEIDATFVIDACRFAENAYFVGQREDEFAAAETEIAEIAREQLGYADAVVMSGKKDGLVNAGGFVATDDEELFERCKQRAILYEGFPTYGGMAGRDLEAMAVGLREAVERSYVADRVEQVRTLGSLLRDAGVPIYEPVGGHAVYLDAAAALPHLEADAFPGQALVCELYREGGVRGVELGSFAFPETDRPELVRLAVPRRTYHREHFDHVAETAATVLEKGRAVDGLEIVTEPEMPELRHFTAGLEPRSEDR, encoded by the coding sequence ATGGCCGGATACAAGTCCAAGATGGTCGAGCCGATTTCGCTCCCCGCCCGGGAGCGACGCGAACGTAACTTAGAGCGAGCCCAGTACAACGTCTTCAATCTCCCCGCCGACGAGGTCTTCATCGATCTGCTGACCGACAGCGGCACGGGCGCGATGAGCGACGCGCAGTGGGCCGCCCTGCTGCGCGGCGACGAGGCCTACGCCGGCTCGCGCAGCTTCGATCGCCTCGAGTCGGCCGTCCGGGACGTGATGGGCGTCGAACACGTCGTGCCGACCCATCAGGGCCGCGGCGCGGAGAACGTCCTCTACGGCACGCTCCTCTCGGACGCCGAGGACGCGGTCGTCCCGAACAACACCCACTTCGATACGACCCGCGCCCACGTCGCGAACCAGGGGGCAGAACCGATCGACTGTCCCGTCGACGGCACGCACGATCCCGGTCTCGAGGCGCCGTTCAAGGGGAACTTCTCGCTCGAGCGGGCCCGGGCGCTGGTCGACGAGGTCGGCGCGGATCGGATCCCGCTAGTGATCCAGACGATCACGAACAACTCGGCGGCGGGCCAGCCGGTCAGCGTCGAGAACACGCGGCGGGTTCGGGACTTCGCCGACGAGATCGACGCGACGTTCGTCATCGACGCCTGCCGGTTCGCGGAGAACGCGTACTTCGTGGGACAGCGGGAGGACGAGTTCGCCGCCGCCGAGACCGAGATCGCCGAGATCGCCCGCGAGCAACTCGGCTACGCCGACGCCGTCGTGATGAGCGGCAAGAAGGACGGGCTCGTCAACGCGGGCGGCTTCGTCGCAACCGACGACGAGGAACTCTTCGAGCGCTGCAAGCAGCGCGCCATCCTCTACGAGGGGTTTCCGACGTACGGCGGGATGGCCGGCCGCGACCTCGAGGCGATGGCCGTCGGCCTCCGGGAGGCCGTCGAGCGGTCGTACGTCGCGGATCGGGTCGAACAAGTCCGAACGCTCGGCTCGCTGCTGCGGGACGCGGGCGTTCCGATCTACGAGCCGGTCGGCGGCCACGCGGTCTACCTCGACGCCGCCGCGGCGCTGCCCCACCTCGAGGCCGACGCGTTCCCCGGACAGGCGCTGGTCTGTGAGCTCTACCGGGAGGGCGGCGTCCGCGGGGTCGAACTCGGCAGCTTCGCCTTTCCCGAGACCGATCGCCCGGAGCTCGTTCGGCTCGCCGTGCCGCGCCGAACCTACCACCGAGAACACTTCGACCACGTCGCCGAGACCGCCGCAACCGTACTCGAGAAGGGACGCGCCGTCGACGGGCTCGAGATCGTGACCGAACCCGAGATGCCGGAGTTACGGCACTTCACGGCCGGGCTCGAGCCGCGGTCCGAAGACCGGTGA